In the genome of Nocardia sp. NBC_00416, one region contains:
- the glnA gene encoding type I glutamate--ammonia ligase, with amino-acid sequence MDRQKEFVLRTLEERDIRFVRLWFTDVLGYLKSVAIAPAELEGAFEEGIGFDGSAIEGFARISEADMVARPDPSTFQVLPWSSSKGHQHSARMFCDITMPDGSPSWADPRHVLRRQLNKAGDVGFSCYVHPEIEFFLLKNQPDGVDPVPADTGGFFDQAVHDSAPNFRRHAIDALESMGISVEFSHHEGAPGQQEIDLRYADALSMADNVMTFRYLIKEVAIDEGVRATFMPKPFAQYPGSAMHTHMSLFEGEANAFSDPDDPNNLSATARAFIAGILEHAHEISAITNQWVNSYKRLIHGGEAPTAASWGRSNRSALVRVPMYTPNKSSSRRVEIRSPDSACNPYLTFAVLLAAGLRGVEKGYTLPPEAEDDVWSLTAAERRAMGFKELPGTLDEALHAMERSELVAETLGEHVFDFFLRNKRREWSDYRAQVTPFELREYLGL; translated from the coding sequence ATGGATCGCCAGAAGGAATTCGTGCTGCGGACGCTCGAAGAGCGGGACATCCGCTTCGTGCGTCTCTGGTTCACCGACGTGCTGGGCTATCTCAAGTCCGTCGCCATCGCGCCCGCCGAACTCGAGGGGGCGTTCGAGGAGGGCATCGGGTTCGACGGTTCCGCCATCGAGGGATTCGCCCGGATCTCCGAGGCCGATATGGTGGCCCGGCCCGATCCGTCGACCTTCCAGGTGCTGCCGTGGTCCTCCAGCAAAGGACATCAGCACTCCGCCCGGATGTTCTGCGACATCACCATGCCCGACGGTTCGCCGTCGTGGGCCGATCCGCGCCACGTGCTGCGGCGTCAGCTCAACAAGGCCGGTGACGTCGGGTTCAGCTGCTACGTCCACCCGGAGATCGAGTTCTTCCTGCTGAAGAACCAGCCCGACGGCGTCGACCCGGTCCCCGCGGACACAGGTGGCTTCTTCGACCAGGCCGTGCACGATTCCGCCCCGAACTTCCGGCGGCACGCCATCGACGCGCTCGAATCCATGGGCATCTCGGTGGAGTTCAGCCACCACGAGGGCGCGCCCGGCCAGCAGGAGATCGACCTGCGCTACGCCGACGCGCTGTCCATGGCCGACAACGTGATGACCTTCCGGTACCTGATCAAGGAAGTCGCGATCGACGAGGGCGTGCGTGCCACGTTCATGCCCAAACCGTTCGCGCAGTATCCGGGCTCGGCCATGCACACGCATATGAGCCTGTTCGAAGGCGAGGCGAACGCGTTCTCCGATCCGGACGACCCGAACAACCTCTCCGCCACCGCCCGCGCCTTCATCGCCGGCATCCTCGAACACGCGCACGAGATCAGTGCCATCACCAACCAGTGGGTGAACTCCTACAAGCGGCTCATCCACGGCGGTGAGGCGCCGACCGCGGCGTCCTGGGGCCGGTCCAACCGGTCGGCGCTGGTCCGGGTGCCCATGTACACCCCGAACAAATCGTCCTCGCGACGCGTCGAGATCCGCAGCCCTGATTCCGCCTGCAACCCCTACCTGACCTTCGCGGTACTGCTGGCCGCCGGCCTGCGCGGTGTCGAGAAGGGCTACACCCTGCCGCCGGAGGCCGAGGACGACGTCTGGTCGCTCACCGCCGCCGAACGGCGCGCCATGGGGTTCAAGGAGCTGCCGGGCACGCTGGACGAGGCGCTGCACGCGATGGAACGGTCGGAGTTGGTCGCCGAAACGCTGGGTGAGCACGTGT